The segment CGCTAGCGAAATTGCTCCGCGTGCTGCTGAAATCGACCGCAATAACGAATTCCCAAATGATCTGTGGAAGAAGTTTGGCGACATGGGTCTGTTGGGGATTACCGTTTCTGAAGAAGATGGCGGTAGTGGTATGGGCTACTTGGCCCACTGCATTGCAATGGAAGAAATTTCCCGGGCAAGCGCTTCCGTCGCACTCTCCTATGGCGCGCACTCAAACCTGTGCGTGAATCAGCTTAAGATTAACGCCAGCGCTGAACAAAAAGAGAAATACCTGCCTAAGCTGATCAGCGGCGACCACGTAGGCGCACTGGCAATGTCAGAGCCAGGCGCAGGCTCTGATGTCGTGTCAATGCAACTGCGTGCCAAGCTAGATGGCGATCACTATATTCTTAACGGCAATAAAATGTGGATCACCAATGGTCCCGATGCCGACGTGCTGGTGGTGTACGCCAAAACTGATCCGGAAGCAGGCTCCAAAGGCATTACCGCCTTCATCATCGAAAAAGGCATGCCTGGCTTCTCGACTGCGCAAAAACTCGACAAACTTGGCATGCGCGGCTCCAACACCTGCGAGCTGGTTTTCCAAGACTGCAAAGTACCTGCTGAAAACGTGCTGGGTGACGTCGGTAAAGGGGTTCGCGTATTAATGAGCGGTTTGGATTACGAGCGCACCGTACTGGCTGCTGGCCCTATCGGTATTATGCAGGCCGCGATGGATGTCGTACTGCCCTACATTCATGAGCGCAAGCAGTTCAACCAGTCGATCGGCGAATTCCAGTTGGTTCAAGGAAAAGTGGCGGATATGTACACCACGCTGAACGCTTGTCGCGCCTACTTATACGCTGTTGCCGGAGCCTGTGACCGCGGCCAGACCTCTCGTAAAGACGCAGCGGGCGTGATTCTTTACTGCGCTGAGAAAGCCACCCAAGTTGCCCTAGATGCCATTCAGCTGCTCGGCGGCAACGGCTATATCAACGAGTATCCCACCGGTCGCCTTCTACGCGATGCCAAACTGTATGAAATTGGCGCGGGCACCAGCGAAATTCGCCGGATGCTGATTGGCCGCGAACTCTTCACCGAAACAAAGTAAGGGCCGCGCCATGAGCACACTCTCTACACAGATCAATCCCCGCAGCGATGTCTTTCAAACCAACGCCGCTTCCATGCTGGGGGAAGTTTCTAAGCTCCGAGAATTGACCGCTGCCGTCGCCCAAGGCGGCGGCTCTAAGGCGCGTGAACGTCATGAGAGCCGCGGCAAGCTATTTGTGCGTGACCGTATCGATCACTTAATTGACGAAGGCTCGCCATTTTTAGAGTTTTCCGCCCTGGCAGCCCATCACGTTTACGATAGCGACGTGCCTGCGGCAGGCGTGGTAACGGGCATTGGCCGGGTATCTGGCGTTGAGTGCGTGATTGTGGCCAACGATGCCACGGTAAAAGGCGGTACGTATTTTCCGCTCACGGTGAAAAAGCACCTACGCGCCCAAGAAATCGCCCGCAAGCACCGTTTACCATGTATCTATTTAGTGGATTCTGGCGGCGCTTTTTTGCCCCGCCAGGATGAAGTATTCCCCGATCGCGATCACTTCGGGCGTATCTTCTATAACCAAGCCACTATGTCGGCAGAGGGCATCCCGCAAATAGCGGTGGTCATGGGTTCCTGTACGGCTGGCGGTGCGTATGTACCCGCCATGGCGGATGAATCAATCATCGTTAAAGAACAGGGCACGATTTTCCTGGGCGGCCCGCCGCTAGTGAAGGCGGCCACGGGCGAAAGCATTAGTGCAGAAGACCTGGGCGGTGCCGATGTGCATGCCAAAGTCAGCGGCGTAGCCGATCACTACGCTGAAAATGATGCCCATGCCCTGCAGTTGGCACGCGCTTGCGTATCCCGTTTAAATTGGCA is part of the Halomonas sp. GT genome and harbors:
- a CDS encoding isovaleryl-CoA dehydrogenase; translation: MFSHYSELNFGLDDELNMLREQVNAFAASEIAPRAAEIDRNNEFPNDLWKKFGDMGLLGITVSEEDGGSGMGYLAHCIAMEEISRASASVALSYGAHSNLCVNQLKINASAEQKEKYLPKLISGDHVGALAMSEPGAGSDVVSMQLRAKLDGDHYILNGNKMWITNGPDADVLVVYAKTDPEAGSKGITAFIIEKGMPGFSTAQKLDKLGMRGSNTCELVFQDCKVPAENVLGDVGKGVRVLMSGLDYERTVLAAGPIGIMQAAMDVVLPYIHERKQFNQSIGEFQLVQGKVADMYTTLNACRAYLYAVAGACDRGQTSRKDAAGVILYCAEKATQVALDAIQLLGGNGYINEYPTGRLLRDAKLYEIGAGTSEIRRMLIGRELFTETK
- a CDS encoding carboxyl transferase domain-containing protein, translating into MSTLSTQINPRSDVFQTNAASMLGEVSKLRELTAAVAQGGGSKARERHESRGKLFVRDRIDHLIDEGSPFLEFSALAAHHVYDSDVPAAGVVTGIGRVSGVECVIVANDATVKGGTYFPLTVKKHLRAQEIARKHRLPCIYLVDSGGAFLPRQDEVFPDRDHFGRIFYNQATMSAEGIPQIAVVMGSCTAGGAYVPAMADESIIVKEQGTIFLGGPPLVKAATGESISAEDLGGADVHAKVSGVADHYAENDAHALQLARACVSRLNWQKRGKLAMQAPKPPKLDPSELYGIVGTDLKKPYDVREVIGRIVDSSDFDEFKRYYGDTLVTGFAHIHGYPVGIVANNGVLFSESAVKGAHFIELCAQRKIPLVFLQNITGFMVGSKYEHEGIAKHGAKLVTAVACAKVPKFTVLIGGSFGAGNYGMCGRAYDPNLLFMWPNARISVMGGEQAAGVLSQVKREQYERDGREWTKEEEEAFKQPTRDQYEHQGHPYYASARLWDDGVIDPLQTRDVLGLSLAAAMNADVEETRFGVFRM